From bacterium, the proteins below share one genomic window:
- a CDS encoding bifunctional precorrin-2 dehydrogenase/sirohydrochlorin ferrochelatase, with translation MYPVMLAVHRQRCLLVGGGGVALRKLDGLLAHGAQVTVVAPEPIPAVEHLASLDRIVLERRTYTAGEAAAYSLVIAATDDREVNRRVYEDAERAGVWVNVVDDPPLCTFHLPARVQRGSLQIAIASEGEAPFAVRRLRKLFEARFGYAWAEWMEAAARFRRKIRGMNLTRVEEEARYDAFFDNTVDPVAFKAHVPTNAE, from the coding sequence ATGTATCCCGTCATGCTGGCCGTGCACAGGCAGCGCTGTCTGCTGGTGGGCGGCGGCGGGGTCGCCCTGCGCAAACTGGACGGGTTGCTGGCGCACGGCGCGCAGGTCACGGTCGTGGCCCCCGAACCCATTCCCGCCGTCGAACACCTCGCGAGCCTGGACCGCATCGTTCTCGAGCGCCGGACCTACACGGCCGGCGAAGCGGCCGCGTACTCCCTCGTCATCGCCGCGACCGACGACCGCGAGGTCAACCGCCGGGTCTACGAGGACGCAGAGCGGGCCGGCGTCTGGGTCAACGTGGTCGACGACCCCCCGCTCTGCACCTTCCACCTGCCGGCTCGCGTGCAGCGCGGTTCGCTGCAGATCGCCATCGCCTCGGAGGGTGAGGCGCCCTTCGCCGTGCGCCGGCTGCGCAAGCTCTTCGAAGCCCGTTTCGGGTACGCCTGGGCGGAGTGGATGGAGGCGGCGGCGCGCTTCCGGCGCAAGATCCGCGGCATGAACCTCACGCGCGTCGAGGAGGAAGCCCGCTACGACGCCTTCTTCGACAACACCGTCGATCCGGTGGCCTTCAAGGCGCACGTGCCGACCAACGCGGAGTAA